A segment of the Onychomys torridus chromosome 16, mOncTor1.1, whole genome shotgun sequence genome:
GACAGAACACAGACTCCTGCCCCATTCACAGAGCTAAAATATCAATGGAAGATATGGGTAATAAGACATTAAAGATATAAATACACAACAATGACAGTACATTATATTTAAAGTGCTATGGAGGAAAAGTTTTGGGGTGAAAGGCTATTTCTGTAGTAACGTAGAAGAGGCATTTTCATTGCAGACATTTAAAACCCTGGCTTCTGAAGATGAACTTAGAGATCTTGAACAGTTTTGCCCTCTGAGGCTCTTTAGCTCCATTTGCAAAGTAGAATACCCACTTCACAAGGCTCATCAGAATCAGTCACTGCCGATCTTTTCCTCCACCCACCCCTATGCTATCACTgaaaaggaaggaggacagaggatgGGCAGTACTTCTGTAATCTCCCCAGGGGAGGGAGATTAGTTCTAGCTCTGGTCTCTAATAAGCTTCAACAAAACCACCCACCTTTCCTGGAAAGAGTTAACACATGCCACTGATTATGTGTGCAAGCAAGTGCATGGCTTATTTAAGATAAACACAGCTattcttattttagaaataatgttttttaagGTAATACATatttacctttctttttaaagaatttgttttatttttaagtgtgtgtgtgagagagagagatagaagggGAAAGGTATTTTTTGAGTGTATACTAGTGTTTGGTAAGAaggtgttgtgagccacctgggtgctgggaacagaattcagGTTCTCCACGAGAATAGTTAAGttctgctcttaaccactgggccatctttctagcccttcaCATTTCTTTAataatcatttttcctttctcacttcTCTGAATGATTACATTTTACAGAATATTGTTAATAGAGAATGATCTACTTATTTGGCCTTGTATAGTGGTAAACTCACAATTATAGGAGGCATAAAGCTTTAAATGGAaacactaatttttattttcatgctgAAGTGTGTGGGTACAAACAATTTCCAATaaaacactatatataataagcaaaaaataagTTAGTACATTGTAAATTTACATAGTTCCATCAACTGACAGGTTTAAGAGCTAATGAGCCTTTTAAGATTTCGGAGCtacatttagttaaaaaaaaaaaaaaaattccaaacactCAAACCTTATCAACCTTAAGAAAGACAATAAAGAGCTATTCAAGTGTTCTTTGAACCAGTTACACAAATACACTTTTATTTTTGGTTACAGTCCCCTGCTATGCACAAGACCATTGGAATGCTGGAACAATTACACATTTTGGAACGGCACAAAGCGAAGCAAGGAGATAACATGCCAGCCTTTAGGGAGGCtgtggtggaagtgcaaactgcatttcctcttcctggacCATTAGTACGAGAACGGGCACCTCAGACGACACGGCAGGGGCATGAGCATGCTTTCTACACCACTCTGGTGGGGACAGCTACCAGAACTAGGTTTCCATGCCTTGGGAGACACCTCTGGTTTCCGACAGTGAACGAGCTTTTCAACTGACTATAGTGCAAATCAAATATCAAGGGGCAAGACGACAGAACAGAGACTTCCCCTGACCCACCTGCTGTTGCTCTACCTGGCGTAACACCACACGGACACAttggcgcgcgcacacacacagtaacaactAATTAGGTTTTGATGTGGAAAGCTGTGCGGCGTAGTGAGTGTAGGGCCACCACACAGCAGCCCCGGAGCAAGGCTCCGATATTGTAGACAGGATCTGTACCCCCTCTCTGAGTACTGAATGCCCACAGAACAGTGGGCACCACAGGGGCAGCCACAGCCAGTAGATCCACCAAGAAACTGCTGCTCCAATACTGCCTCACAACACCTCCCTGAGACAGCGAGAGGATGCTGTCCAGTCTTTCTTCCGTGTAGGCTGCAAAATCTAGCTCTCTCATGAGGCGATTTGTACCAGCTTCCATAGCTGCCTTGCTGAATGGAATCTCCACGGGAGACAGAAGGATGGCTGAGTTGGGACTTCTTGGAGTTAAATCAACCATTAAGGCAGAGATGGATTCTGGGAAGCTTTCCATTGAGTCAGCTCCAGATTCATCCGGGGATGCTGAGCTTGTGGGACAGGAGTCCTGAAGCCTTAGCACGCTCTGAAGGAGCTCTGAGATGGCAGGGCTGAAGGGCACCACGTCGGTCTGCACTGCTTGCTCCACCACCAGACTGCCCTCTTCCTGGCTCACCAAGGGAAGAGCCTTGAGGGCTTGTGGCCCTGGGGTAGAATGAACAAACTCCAGGTCACCAGATTCTGTGGCGGTGGCGGTCACCATCTCATCTAACATATCTGTGCCCTCGGCCATGCTGTCTCCCAACAGAAGCTCACTGTCAGCACCTTCCTCTGTaacctgttcttccagagataaCCCATCTGCCATTTTGTCAAATGCGGCGCTCGGGGGTAAGCTTTTCGCTGGGGAATCATCACAGGAAAAGTCTAGGCACAGTTCATCCCTCAGGGAGCTATTGTGTGCCATCTCCATGCTTTGGAGTAGGGACTCTAACTTCTTGTTTTGGATGTTTATGTCCACAAAGTACTTCTGAATGCCTTTGTCTTTATCAGCCAAGTTGTTCCTCATGGTCTCGATGACCTGTTTGAGCTGTTTAATCTCTTTCCTGGCTTCCTTGAGTGCCAGCTGAGCCTCCACTCTGTGGCACTCTTCTTCAATCCAGTCTTCCCTCATCCGACTCAGCTGAGACTTGAGCTCCCCGATCTCAGACTCCCTAGAGGAAAGGCAGGCAGCGTTATAAGCAAAGGGAACTCTGGAATAGACAGCTCAGGACTGACACCAGCCCAAAGGCCACGCTCTTCCGCACGAAATCCAGGAGTTAAAGCAGTTTCtgtttcagatttttcttttcttttttttttttttttggcaagcaTTTGCCACGGAACCTCCCCCTGTAATTATAAAACAGCTCAGCTAATAATAGTAACTCGAATCAGCTTCAAAATAGCTGCCATTGTTTCCTATTCGAATACTTATTGTGGAGCAGGGATTGGACCAAGTACTTTGCTACCATTATCCTCTACTCAAAACTCAGTATTTGATGTTTTACTATTTGTTTCTTAGCCCACTTCTAACTTAGTAGCTTATTCTTTCATAATGTATGTAAACAGCTGTAGAAGAAAAGCCCACATCTCCTTTAATTACGAATTAAAGAGAAGCTGAGATGATCAGTCATAGCCTTGTGTAACTGTCCTTAGAGtccagggtttcgctgtgtagctttgcgcctttcctggaacttgctttatagaccaggctggccttgaactcatagagatccacctgcctctgcctcccaagtgctgggattaaaggtgtgcgccaccactgcccggctttttaaaattttttaaaaattttatttatttattatgtatgcagaatgtatgactgaaggccagaagagggcaccagatctcattacagatggttgtgagccaccatgtagttgctgggaattgaactcaggacctctggaagagcagtcagtgctcttgacctctgagccatctctccagccccagtgataCTTTCTTGAAATTATAAAATGCTAAGTCTGTCCTGCCTCAGAAAAGATCATAGTTAACCTCTGAGAGTCTTACCGTTCACAATAACctattttaaaaccttttccAAGAAATTCTTACATAGAATTTCTTCAAAGTCAATGCAAATGTATATCCTCTTGGTACTTGTGAATACCAAGACCAAGCAGTCCATATCTTCATGTATCTAAGAGCTATTTTACCAagttttcctgcttttttttttttttttttaatgccttttcTTACAAGAGTTCAAAACTCCCCCTGGATTTTTCATAAATCACAGTAGTCTACCTGGAGGTGAGCTTGGCTCTCAAGTCCCTTTCAATGAGGTAAAGAATCAAACTAAATAAGAAGATAAAAACTCCCTGCCTGTACTGTCTGTTTACGCTTTACCAGTCGAGCTCACCAGTTCTTCACCATATCCTGTGGCAGCAGCAGAAGAGATCAGAGCAGGTCAGTTCCCAGAGAATGCAAATGCTACCTTCACTAAGGACCTAGCTTCCTAGTTACAGCTAGTATGTCCGGCAGtcaccttgtctcaagaaattcCAAGAGGAAACTATGAAGCAGAAAATATGGCTTGCCCCCAATATGTCAACAGTTCTTTTCTGTCTGTGATAAGATCTAGACacaggctggttttgtttttgttgtccccccccccccccaagccctaACGACAGTCCGAGAATAACAAAGCACTTCCTTCAGCGTGGAACTAGCTGGCAGGAGCCTCAGCACACACAGCTATCCACTCTCTCCAGAGATTATCGGGGCCACTGTGACCTGTTCTACTGGAAGCAGAAGATTGTTCCTGCAAGTGTTTCTGCCATTTAAAAATAGTCATGCACACACCCAATTCTTCACGGTGAAGCTGAGCACACCCAGGAGATAGGGTCTCCTCTAACCTACCAGCTTCTGTGAGCTTCTGCAAAAACCGGGGCACAGACAATCATGAAATGACTCTCTTTGAAGACAGAAAATGTTAAtagaactgttttctttttcaccctTCTGTGTAATCTTGGCTCCTATGTCACTTTCTGAAAAGAAGGGACTGTGCTAAGCTTCGAGGGATAGACAATCCAGATTTACCTCTCATGAAGTCGGCGCTCAGACTCCTTCAGCTTGGTCCTCAGGTGCCTCACGGTGACCTCCTTCTGCTGTAGAGGAGTCAAATATTGCTCTGGATTTGGGGGTTTGACACCGTGATTTTCTCCACAAGACATATATCTTCCAGACCTCCTGAAATAATTCAAGCAGAGTAATAAGATGTTAATCCTCTCTTccctatttccttttctttggaaagaaaagaatggtAATAAACTGGATGTTTACACACACCCCTTTCAAATTGGGAAGTAATTAAGACATAATGAGCATAGAGCCTGTGTGATGGGATTAATGCCCTTATCAGAGATGCTAACTACTGGGAagatgaaagaaatgaagagTAAATATGATCTGACTGTatgatatgcatgtatgaaagtcTCAATGAAAACGTTATTTCACACCATTAATAATATGTGCCAAGACAAGTGAAAAGAACTCTAGAGAGCTCCCTAGATCACGTCCTTCTTTGTGAAGATTCAATAAAGAGGAGTCTCCAACACACAAGTGAGCCTTGCCCAGAACTTGACTGTGTTTGCATCATTTCAGactcaatccccagaactgaaTGAACACCTCACTTGTCTTTGTGTCTGGAGTCACCTGCTCCAGCAGTTCAAACAGACAAGAAATTAACAGAGTGGAATAGCATCAGTGTGCTGGAGTTGGGAGTCACAGAGCAGATAACTGTGTCGGAAGACGAACCATGACACGCCAGCCTGCCCTAGGGCTGTTTGTTATGTGGAAGACTgaggtatgtgtgtttgtggaaggctggggcagcaCAAGAAGGGTTTCGAAGGCATAGGATTGATTTCATATGAAATAGTGCATGCTTGTCTATCCAGGGCCTTGGCTATGAATCAGTTCAGATTAACAGCTAGTAACATTAAAGAacagagtggggtggggaggggggaccaGGAGGGAAGAGTGAGACAAGATGACCTAACTTTCCTCAAAGTTTGCCCCTGCCTGAAGATCTTGCTTATTATTACTTGAATTCAAATTGTTCTGAAGTCAGTAGCAGTGTGAATGTGCTGATTTGGTAGGAATGGAAAGTTCCGTGTTCAGAGGGAACAAGGCCACTCCACTCTTACTAGTGTGCTTTGTGGAGAAGCACTCAGTGTTCTGCAAACACAGTCCAGCTGGCATCTTGGCCCCTCCTCAGGCTGAGCCTGGGTATCCAGGCAGTAAGAGAGCTGACTAATGAGAACAGGGATGCTGGGGAGGAACAGGGCTGTGGAGGGCTGCCAGGCTCTCCTCTAACTCTGGACTCAGTTCAAGCTCCCATGCTGCTTGTCCCTGTGCCTACACTCTTGCTCACTATggcccatgttcagttcccaacCCTCCAAGCCCCctcttctccatcccctctggctctgccacccctttcttcttctgcccACCTCTTTCCACCAACTATTAATGCCCCCACCCACCTTTTAGATATCATgtcaagttttattttgttagtgTGGCCTCTCTGATTGCTCTGTCCCACCAGACCACTGCCCCACCTCTTACATATTCATATAGCAACAGATAGTTGCAGAATAAtctaaatttgtttttgtattaGAATCCTTCTCCTGTGGGCAGAGAGCCTAGGGCCACTTCCATTCAACCCTCCATTCTAGGTGTTGAGCACAGACCCTGCTATTCATTTGATGGAGGAGTGAACACAAGAACAACTCCTCCCTGTGCCTATAAAATGAGAACAGCTCCCTGCTATTGTGCTGTTTTCCCTCCCTATCCAGTAACCAATTGGACGGTCCAGTGTTGTTTCAGCTTGTGGTTTGTGTCTTTCTGCATCAGCCCTGAAAGGATTAGCTAACTGTGAAAAAGAAGGGAGGTGTCTTATTACAGATTCAAGTAGGGAATCAAGAGTTATATAATTTTTCTCATCTTAAGAAAAGTTCCAAACTGGACAAGTTAAAAAGCATCCGTTCTGTGGCCAATGGGACTCACCTCATAACTGGACTACAGTCACTTCCTTTGTAGGAGCCGGAGTTGCTGCTACTTGGAGAAGAAGGGGCGTAGCTAGGGTGGATGTTACTGGGACTCAATGGATTCCTGCACAGAATAGACACAAGATCCTTTTCCCTTGGGGATGGTGGGCTGCTGCCAGACTTGTGGGATGATGCTCCATTGCTCCGGCCGTGGGGACCTCGGCTGAAAGAAGAGCATTACAGATGCTAATCAGAGGCCTTGTAGCTGGAGATGCACAGGTGTTCCCCTGCTCCTTGCTACAGCTGCTTGCTGTAGAGGAAATGTGACTGCTAGAGTTGACTGAGCCATTGTGGTCACTTATGTGGTCCTCATGAGCAACATTTTCGTAAACCTCCTTCCTGTTTGCTCCCCTTTTTAATCATGAACACAAGGAACTACTCCCTCTCCTGTTGTTTTCAACACTTTCTATTTGGTCTTGTTCCTTCCTATAGGAGGCTGATGCCTTTCTAGTGAGAAGTGGAACACTATTGCCCTCCTCCAAGACTTTCAGTACTTTCCCATCGCCTCGGAGCTAGACTTCTTAAAATGGCTCACAGGTCCAGTTAATCATTTCTTCCAACCTATCCCACCATTCCTAAATACACCAATATTCCAAATGAATTAGATTCCTGAATAATCTATACGTGTGCTCACCTTTATATTTTGAACCTATAATTTTTGCCATCTAGCATGACTGCtggattatacacacacacacacacacacacacacacacacacacacaatcacacacacacacacacacacacacacacacacacacacacacactacacacaccacacacacacaggcacatcacatgtaacacacacacaaacatcccgCCTTCCTTGGAGAATTGGTTTGAAAATCTAGCCTGGTGTGGTATACCCCTGTACCACCAGGAGGTAGATCAGGAGCctaaggtcatctttgactacagAGCAACTTTTAGGTTAATCTACATATTATGatacctgtctttaaaaaagaaaagccaaattgAAAAGGTATATAACTTTCTTCCAAAAGCTTCGTGCACCTCGGCTCTAGCCTGGTACTACAGGATCAGCTTGTTTAGATTCTTCCTGTTAATCTAGTTCCAGAGATTTTGATATCCAGTAGAGTTGGAAAGCATCCAGAGAATGCTGAAATTACTTAAACAGGATAACATGTTCCATCaggagttttgctgggtattacAGGAAAATCAAGAAGAACATTCTTTTCATACAGCAGCACTGCTTCCTGAGAACCTCTCCTATCTGCAGCTTGAAGTCTGGCCCTGTCCACTGATGCATTTCAGGGAGAAACATGTGTAAGAGTGAGAGCTAGTATGACTGAGGGCTCAACGCCTATAATCACTTACTTAAATTCAAATGCAATTTCAACTCACTGTCAACCAAGTACATTGCACATTAAAGAATTCTAAACTTACAAGTTCTTTCCTCTTGAAATCATCCAAATCGACTGGCTCTCCTTTTCACAAAGGAGGAGACATTTTATATGGAACAGATGGGTTGATGGCTTAGTGACAAGCTGACTTCAGCAGCCTAAGGTTGGGAAGAACTTCACAAGTAGCTGAAAAGGAACATGTACTCTGGCTTGGATTTTCTTCTCTATGCTTCACTTCTAAGCCTGGCCCTGGCTAGTGTATTTCCCAATGTGGCTACAAGCAAATATGGAGGGTTAACCCTTGCAAGTGGTGAGAGAATATAAAGAATTACCAATAACTTTGACACAGGGAATTTTATTCTGTGTTAACCATCTCTTAGAGCAGtgatcctcaaccttcctaatgctgcgacactttaattcatttcctcatgttgtggtgacccctaaccataagattatttcattaCTACATCATAGCTGTACTTTTGCTGTTaggaattataatgtaaatatctgatatgcaggatatctgatatgcaactcccaaaggggttgtgacccacaggttgagaactgccgcCTTAGGGCCTTCTGTGACATTGGTGCTGCTCTAGATACTTTGTGAACACTTGACCCTGATCCTGTCAGACAGATGCAATCACTGGTTCCCATTTACCCATACTCATAGAGGAACAGGGAAAATAAAGAGTCCAAGAATGTATAGCTGATCTGGGAttcaaaactggaaaatttaaaacttaacaGTAATGTCTCCCACTTTATAGAAAGGGAATACATTGCTTTGGTCCTGTAAACAATTTTATCAGGTTCTCATTCAGATATAGTTATTCTTTGAACAATCCACTTGGGCATTTACCCATTCACCTTGCAACAAAGTGCTGAGGTATATGACCCATGACAAGCATTAAATTAGGTGGTTTCATGGAAACTTACCTACTACACAGAAAAAAGCAAAGACTCATCAAGCTACAAAACATTACtcaaatattataaaacatataATCAAGTCTTCGTATGTGTTTCAGGACAT
Coding sequences within it:
- the Sybu gene encoding syntabulin isoform X1 yields the protein MGPLRESKKEQRVQHQEKEISRSRIPRLILRPHLPQQQQNKVSPASESPFSEEESREFNPSSSGRSARTISSNSFCSDDTGCPSSQSVSPVKTPSDTGHSPIGFCPGSDEDFTRKKCRIGTVGEGSVQSARYKKESKGGVIKPGSEADFSSSSSTGSISAPEVHMSTAGNKRASFPRNRGPHGRSNGASSHKSGSSPPSPREKDLVSILCRNPLSPSNIHPSYAPSSPSSSNSGSYKGSDCSPVMRRSGRYMSCGENHGVKPPNPEQYLTPLQQKEVTVRHLRTKLKESERRLHERESEIGELKSQLSRMREDWIEEECHRVEAQLALKEARKEIKQLKQVIETMRNNLADKDKGIQKYFVDINIQNKKLESLLQSMEMAHNSSLRDELCLDFSCDDSPAKSLPPSAAFDKMADGLSLEEQVTEEGADSELLLGDSMAEGTDMLDEMVTATATESGDLEFVHSTPGPQALKALPLVSQEEGSLVVEQAVQTDVVPFSPAISELLQSVLRLQDSCPTSSASPDESGADSMESFPESISALMVDLTPRSPNSAILLSPVEIPFSKAAMEAGTNRLMRELDFAAYTEERLDSILSLSQGGVVRQYWSSSFLVDLLAVAAPVVPTVLWAFSTQRGGTDPVYNIGALLRGCCVVALHSLRRTAFHIKT
- the Sybu gene encoding syntabulin isoform X3, which produces MKVYGAYFLSSEADFSSSSSTGSISAPEVHMSTAGNKRASFPRNRGPHGRSNGASSHKSGSSPPSPREKDLVSILCRNPLSPSNIHPSYAPSSPSSSNSGSYKGSDCSPVMRRSGRYMSCGENHGVKPPNPEQYLTPLQQKEVTVRHLRTKLKESERRLHERESEIGELKSQLSRMREDWIEEECHRVEAQLALKEARKEIKQLKQVIETMRNNLADKDKGIQKYFVDINIQNKKLESLLQSMEMAHNSSLRDELCLDFSCDDSPAKSLPPSAAFDKMADGLSLEEQVTEEGADSELLLGDSMAEGTDMLDEMVTATATESGDLEFVHSTPGPQALKALPLVSQEEGSLVVEQAVQTDVVPFSPAISELLQSVLRLQDSCPTSSASPDESGADSMESFPESISALMVDLTPRSPNSAILLSPVEIPFSKAAMEAGTNRLMRELDFAAYTEERLDSILSLSQGGVVRQYWSSSFLVDLLAVAAPVVPTVLWAFSTQRGGTDPVYNIGALLRGCCVVALHSLRRTAFHIKT
- the Sybu gene encoding syntabulin isoform X2, translated to MGPLRESKEQRVQHQEKEISRSRIPRLILRPHLPQQQQNKVSPASESPFSEEESREFNPSSSGRSARTISSNSFCSDDTGCPSSQSVSPVKTPSDTGHSPIGFCPGSDEDFTRKKCRIGTVGEGSVQSARYKKESKGGVIKPGSEADFSSSSSTGSISAPEVHMSTAGNKRASFPRNRGPHGRSNGASSHKSGSSPPSPREKDLVSILCRNPLSPSNIHPSYAPSSPSSSNSGSYKGSDCSPVMRRSGRYMSCGENHGVKPPNPEQYLTPLQQKEVTVRHLRTKLKESERRLHERESEIGELKSQLSRMREDWIEEECHRVEAQLALKEARKEIKQLKQVIETMRNNLADKDKGIQKYFVDINIQNKKLESLLQSMEMAHNSSLRDELCLDFSCDDSPAKSLPPSAAFDKMADGLSLEEQVTEEGADSELLLGDSMAEGTDMLDEMVTATATESGDLEFVHSTPGPQALKALPLVSQEEGSLVVEQAVQTDVVPFSPAISELLQSVLRLQDSCPTSSASPDESGADSMESFPESISALMVDLTPRSPNSAILLSPVEIPFSKAAMEAGTNRLMRELDFAAYTEERLDSILSLSQGGVVRQYWSSSFLVDLLAVAAPVVPTVLWAFSTQRGGTDPVYNIGALLRGCCVVALHSLRRTAFHIKT